Below is a genomic region from Streptosporangiales bacterium.
GATTCCTTGGTCAGTGGTCGTAGGCGGTTAGTGATCGTTTGCTGGTGACGCCGGTGGTCCAGTTGGTCCAGATGCCGGAGGTGAGGGCGAGGAGTCGCTGGGCGATGCGGGTGAAGACTCCGGTGGG
It encodes:
- a CDS encoding IS982 family transposase, with the protein product PTGVFTRIAQRLLALTSGIWTNWTTGVTSKRSLTAYDH